From the Halalkalicoccus sp. CGA53 genome, one window contains:
- a CDS encoding VOC family protein, which produces MLSDTTGLHHVTAIAGDAQRNVEFAVGTLGLRLVRTTVNQEDVLVHHLYYGSGEPGTVLTYFPYPHQDPGRVGKPQPSAVSFSVPEGSIGYWGDRLRERGIEVAGPTERFGERVLRFTDPDGTPIELCGSEGESPVDPWSDGPVPEGHAIRELHGVTLLPTDPYGTGSVLETLGFSLEGQEGDRIRYLAPGDRARVVDLLDRGSEYGREGPGTIHHLAVRVDQVDDLYEWHDLFREREIHVSRVRDRGYFHSLYVREPGGILIELATDGPGPAPEETRPDTYLDLPGWAEEDREMIEGQLPSLELPTW; this is translated from the coding sequence GTGCTCTCGGATACAACGGGACTCCACCACGTCACCGCGATCGCGGGCGACGCCCAGCGTAACGTCGAGTTCGCCGTCGGCACGCTCGGGCTTCGGCTCGTCCGAACCACGGTGAACCAGGAGGACGTCCTCGTCCACCACCTCTACTACGGGAGCGGGGAGCCGGGGACGGTCCTCACCTACTTCCCCTATCCCCATCAGGATCCGGGTCGAGTGGGTAAACCGCAGCCGAGTGCGGTCTCGTTTTCGGTTCCCGAGGGCTCGATCGGCTACTGGGGCGACCGGCTTCGAGAGCGGGGAATCGAGGTGGCGGGGCCGACCGAACGGTTCGGCGAGCGCGTACTTCGATTCACCGATCCGGACGGGACGCCGATCGAACTCTGTGGCAGCGAGGGAGAATCGCCGGTCGACCCGTGGTCGGACGGGCCGGTACCGGAGGGGCACGCGATCCGGGAGCTCCACGGCGTGACGCTGCTGCCGACGGACCCCTACGGTACGGGAAGCGTTCTGGAGACGCTCGGCTTTTCCCTGGAGGGACAGGAGGGCGACCGGATCCGGTACCTCGCGCCGGGCGACCGGGCACGGGTGGTCGACCTGCTCGATCGAGGGAGCGAATACGGCCGCGAGGGCCCGGGGACGATCCACCACCTCGCGGTGCGGGTGGACCAGGTGGACGACCTCTACGAGTGGCACGACCTGTTCAGGGAGCGCGAGATCCACGTCTCGCGGGTTCGCGACCGGGGGTACTTCCACTCGCTGTACGTGCGGGAGCCGGGCGGGATCCTGATCGAACTCGCGACGGACGGACCGGGGCCGGCTCCCGAGGAGACACGGCCCGACACGTACCTCGACCTCCCGGGGTGGGCGGAGGAGGACCGCGAGATGATCGAGGGGCAGTTGCCGTCGCTCGAACTACCGACGTGGTGA
- a CDS encoding beta-CASP ribonuclease aCPSF1 codes for MSTNHTSLSDLQAELEAELPDDLSISRVVYEGSELVVYTGTPREFAQRGDVVAHLARTFKKRIAVRPTPETRTDPARAEPRIRELIPEDAGIESLEFYPNTGEVIIEAEKPGLVVGRRGSTFREITQEVGWTPEVLRTPPMESSTVSNVRNYLIGERAERRELLERVGERIHREPRQEIDWVRVTTLGCCREVGRASYVLSTPESRILVDCGDKPGAEGEVPYLQVPEANPIPDLDAVVLTHAHLDHSALLPLLFKYGYDGPIYTTAPTRDLIGLLQLDYLDVAAKEGRHPPYESEMVREELKHTITLGYDEVTDIAPEIKLTLHNAGHILGSAVAHFEIGEGVHDVVFSGDIHYSGTRLFDGAVNEFPGADTLFLESTYGRRGDYQTDQDDSEARLLELITETYENGGITVVPAFAVGRSQEIMLVLEEAMRTGKLPSMPIYLDGMIREATAIHTAYPRFLRDELRREILHEDRNPFLAEEFRQVDGGEQMREEIAGGEPCIILSTSGMVTGGPIMSWLELLGSEPENTLVFVGYQAEGTLGRKIEGGNREVHLGGRRGGSNRLTLRFGVESVSGFSGHADRNGLEGFVETMNPRPERILCVHGDATATNQLSSALHQRFGIRTHPPRNLETFRLA; via the coding sequence ATGAGCACGAACCACACATCCCTTTCGGACCTCCAAGCGGAACTCGAAGCGGAACTCCCCGACGACCTCTCGATATCGAGGGTCGTCTACGAGGGCTCGGAACTCGTCGTCTACACCGGAACCCCCCGCGAGTTCGCCCAGCGAGGGGACGTCGTCGCCCACCTCGCGAGGACGTTCAAGAAGCGAATCGCGGTCCGACCCACCCCGGAGACTCGAACCGACCCCGCTCGGGCCGAACCCCGGATACGCGAACTGATCCCCGAGGACGCCGGCATCGAGAGCCTCGAGTTCTACCCGAACACGGGCGAGGTGATCATCGAGGCCGAGAAGCCGGGCCTCGTCGTCGGTCGCCGTGGGAGCACGTTTCGCGAGATCACCCAGGAGGTCGGCTGGACGCCCGAGGTCCTCCGCACCCCGCCGATGGAGTCCTCGACCGTCTCGAACGTCCGGAACTACCTCATCGGCGAGCGTGCCGAACGGCGAGAGCTCCTCGAACGGGTCGGCGAACGGATCCACCGCGAGCCTCGGCAGGAGATCGACTGGGTCCGCGTCACGACGCTCGGCTGTTGTCGCGAGGTCGGACGTGCGAGCTACGTCCTCTCGACCCCCGAGTCCAGAATCCTCGTCGACTGTGGGGACAAACCCGGTGCCGAGGGCGAGGTCCCCTACCTCCAGGTACCGGAGGCGAACCCGATCCCCGACCTCGACGCCGTCGTGCTGACACACGCACACCTGGATCACTCGGCGCTCCTCCCCCTGCTGTTCAAGTACGGCTACGACGGCCCGATCTACACGACTGCTCCGACACGGGACCTCATCGGACTGCTCCAACTCGACTACCTCGACGTCGCCGCCAAGGAGGGCAGACACCCGCCGTACGAGAGCGAGATGGTCCGCGAGGAGCTCAAGCACACGATCACCCTCGGGTACGACGAGGTGACCGACATCGCGCCGGAGATAAAGCTTACGCTCCACAACGCGGGCCACATCCTCGGGAGCGCGGTCGCGCACTTCGAGATCGGAGAGGGCGTCCACGACGTCGTCTTCTCGGGCGACATCCACTACTCGGGGACGCGACTGTTCGACGGCGCCGTCAACGAGTTCCCAGGCGCGGACACGCTCTTTCTGGAGTCGACGTACGGCCGGCGAGGCGACTACCAGACCGACCAGGACGACAGCGAGGCGAGGCTGCTGGAGCTGATCACGGAGACCTACGAGAACGGCGGGATCACCGTCGTTCCGGCGTTCGCGGTCGGTCGCTCCCAGGAGATCATGCTCGTCCTGGAGGAGGCGATGCGGACGGGGAAGCTCCCGTCGATGCCGATCTACCTCGACGGGATGATCAGGGAGGCGACGGCGATCCACACCGCCTACCCGCGCTTTCTTCGGGACGAGCTCAGACGGGAGATCCTCCACGAGGACCGGAACCCGTTCCTCGCCGAGGAGTTCCGGCAGGTCGACGGCGGCGAGCAGATGCGCGAGGAGATCGCGGGCGGCGAGCCGTGTATCATCCTCTCGACGTCCGGGATGGTGACCGGCGGACCGATCATGTCCTGGCTCGAACTGCTCGGGAGCGAGCCGGAGAACACGCTCGTGTTCGTCGGCTACCAGGCCGAGGGGACGCTCGGCCGAAAGATCGAGGGAGGGAACAGGGAGGTCCACCTCGGCGGCCGTCGTGGGGGGTCGAACCGGCTCACGCTCCGCTTCGGTGTCGAGTCGGTGAGCGGGTTCTCGGGCCACGCCGATCGGAACGGGCTCGAAGGGTTCGTCGAGACGATGAACCCGCGACCCGAGCGGATCCTCTGTGTTCACGGCGACGCGACCGCGACGAACCAGCTCTCGTCGGCGCTCCACCAGCGCTTCGGCATCCGGACCCACCCGCCGCGTAACTTAGAGACGTTCCGGCTCGCGTGA
- a CDS encoding DUF5786 family protein — protein sequence MGFGSYDESEQGKHEIKDDEDEGSVDVRENDHQGSMNVDNGGSTEDLLDQLQRIKGADEE from the coding sequence ATGGGCTTCGGTAGCTACGACGAATCCGAGCAGGGGAAACACGAGATCAAAGACGACGAGGACGAGGGGAGCGTGGACGTCCGCGAGAACGACCACCAGGGATCGATGAACGTCGACAACGGCGGTTCGACCGAGGATCTCCTCGATCAGCTTCAGCGGATCAAGGGCGCCGACGAGGAGTAG
- a CDS encoding cation-translocating P-type ATPase codes for MSNQDVSGSAHWETVVTGIETTTDGGAGPGEGAVVLSVPEMDCPSCATKVRKSLESVDGVRGTGLQPTTGTATVRYDPARVGVSEIAAAIERAGYEVVDRSTRDTSGAAGIAPPSEVWTSPRAIKTWVGAVFLTAGLLLEFVLTGWNLAFLSTPSVSLTAADVAFLVAVLTSGLPVVRSGYYSARNRSLDIDLLMGTAIVAATAIGLFIEAATLAVLFSIAELLERFAMDRTRDSLRELMELAPDRATVVRDGREVTVPAGEVAVGETVIVRPGEKIPVDGVVTGGESAVDQSPITGESVPVDKEAGDDVYAGTLTEAGYLEIEARTEAAETTLSRIISLVGDAQAKKTEREQFVDRFAGYYTPVVVALALLTAAVPPVLIDGSVSVGVGGYTHVFAGEWRTWFVRGLTLLVIACPCAFVISTPVSVASGVTSAARNGVLIKGGNHLEAMGAVDAIAFDKTGTLTRGELAVTDVVPFGEATETDVLGLAGSLERRSEHPIADAVLDRAAGADVRYREVTGFESITGKGVSGRIDGRTYYAGKPGLFADPDLAVGEGRTDGGESALGTAPGVRGAEAEADAVVASLQREGKTVVLVGTDERLVGVLGIADEVRQEARRTVERLHDLGVSRVVMLTGDNEGTARAVADELGVDEYRAELLPDGKVEAVEALEAEYGAVAMVGDGINDAPALATATVGVAMGAAGTDTAIETADIALMGDEIEKLPYLYELSRTANGVIRQNVWASLGVKFLLAVGVPFGYVSVALAVLVGDMGMSLGVTGNAMRLSRMKP; via the coding sequence ATGTCCAACCAAGACGTATCCGGGTCGGCCCACTGGGAGACGGTAGTGACCGGGATCGAGACCACGACCGACGGCGGAGCGGGGCCGGGAGAGGGAGCCGTCGTCCTCTCCGTCCCGGAGATGGACTGTCCGTCGTGTGCGACGAAGGTGCGAAAGAGCCTCGAGAGCGTCGATGGGGTCCGCGGGACGGGCCTCCAGCCGACGACCGGCACGGCCACCGTGCGCTACGACCCCGCCCGCGTCGGCGTGAGCGAGATCGCCGCCGCGATCGAACGGGCCGGCTACGAGGTCGTGGATCGATCCACCCGCGACACGAGCGGGGCCGCCGGGATCGCCCCGCCCTCGGAGGTCTGGACCAGCCCTCGCGCGATCAAGACGTGGGTCGGGGCCGTCTTCCTGACCGCCGGACTGCTCCTCGAGTTCGTCCTCACCGGGTGGAACCTCGCGTTCCTCTCGACGCCGTCGGTTTCGCTCACCGCCGCCGACGTCGCCTTCCTCGTCGCCGTCCTGACGAGCGGGCTCCCGGTCGTCCGGAGCGGGTACTACTCCGCGCGCAACCGCAGCCTCGACATCGACCTGCTGATGGGGACCGCGATCGTCGCCGCGACCGCGATCGGGCTCTTCATCGAGGCGGCGACGCTCGCGGTCCTGTTCAGCATCGCGGAGCTGCTCGAACGGTTCGCGATGGACCGGACGCGCGACTCGCTCCGGGAGCTGATGGAGCTCGCGCCGGATCGGGCGACCGTCGTCCGCGACGGGAGGGAGGTGACCGTCCCCGCCGGGGAGGTCGCGGTCGGCGAGACCGTGATCGTCCGTCCGGGGGAGAAGATCCCGGTCGACGGCGTCGTCACCGGGGGCGAGAGCGCCGTCGACCAGTCGCCGATCACCGGCGAGAGCGTTCCGGTGGACAAGGAAGCGGGTGACGACGTCTACGCGGGGACGCTCACCGAGGCGGGCTATCTCGAGATCGAGGCCAGGACGGAGGCGGCCGAGACGACGCTCTCGCGTATCATCTCCCTCGTCGGTGACGCGCAGGCGAAGAAGACCGAGCGAGAGCAGTTCGTCGACCGGTTCGCCGGATACTACACGCCGGTCGTGGTCGCACTCGCGCTGCTCACCGCCGCAGTCCCGCCGGTGCTGATAGACGGGAGCGTCTCCGTCGGCGTCGGAGGCTACACGCACGTGTTCGCGGGCGAGTGGCGGACGTGGTTCGTCCGCGGGCTGACGCTGCTCGTCATCGCCTGTCCCTGCGCGTTCGTCATCTCCACGCCGGTGAGCGTCGCCTCCGGCGTCACGTCCGCCGCGCGAAACGGGGTGCTGATCAAGGGCGGCAATCACCTCGAGGCGATGGGCGCGGTCGACGCGATCGCGTTCGACAAGACGGGAACGCTCACGCGGGGCGAACTCGCCGTGACCGACGTCGTCCCGTTCGGGGAGGCGACCGAGACCGACGTCCTCGGCCTCGCCGGGTCGCTCGAACGCCGCAGCGAACACCCGATCGCCGACGCGGTCCTCGACCGGGCGGCGGGGGCGGACGTGCGGTATCGAGAGGTGACCGGGTTCGAGAGCATCACCGGCAAGGGCGTCTCCGGGAGAATAGACGGGAGGACGTACTACGCGGGGAAACCGGGGCTGTTCGCGGACCCGGACCTCGCAGTCGGGGAGGGGCGCACCGACGGGGGGGAGAGCGCCCTGGGGACCGCCCCCGGGGTTCGTGGCGCCGAAGCGGAGGCCGACGCCGTCGTCGCGTCGTTACAGCGCGAGGGGAAGACCGTGGTCCTCGTCGGGACCGACGAACGGCTCGTGGGGGTCCTCGGGATCGCCGACGAGGTCAGACAGGAGGCGAGGCGAACGGTCGAGCGCCTCCACGACCTCGGCGTCTCGCGGGTGGTGATGCTCACGGGGGACAACGAGGGGACCGCCCGGGCGGTCGCCGACGAACTCGGGGTCGACGAGTACCGCGCGGAACTCCTCCCCGACGGGAAGGTCGAGGCGGTGGAGGCACTCGAAGCGGAGTACGGCGCGGTCGCGATGGTCGGCGACGGGATCAACGACGCGCCCGCGCTGGCGACGGCGACGGTCGGGGTCGCGATGGGCGCGGCGGGGACCGACACGGCGATCGAGACGGCGGACATCGCGCTGATGGGCGACGAGATCGAGAAACTGCCCTACCTCTACGAACTCTCTCGGACGGCCAACGGCGTGATCCGACAGAACGTCTGGGCGAGCCTCGGGGTGAAGTTCCTGCTCGCCGTCGGCGTCCCGTTCGGCTACGTGAGTGTCGCGCTCGCGGTCCTCGTCGGCGACATGGGGATGAGCCTCGGCGTGACGGGCAACGCGATGCGGCTCTCCCGGATGAAGCCGTGA
- a CDS encoding helix-turn-helix domain-containing protein: protein MREFVFTLEYEPGCNAVADTLAEFPDARIRSLSLHVTEGSLWRVDHATGTPGALAAIEETFLTADYYADCLATEDCGASQTTNVLEHTDETLVLYSYWKRTPTCASVPHIALEHLGDGAVLETRHEEREYRWRIIHPVAGDVRAFVEELQTVVEGCATMELNRLTDASAPRAGGDDDLPAEQEEALRAAVEHGYYETPRAVDLGELAETLDLPRSTLAYRLRRAEAHLAERRVARNRSSGSVLASL, encoded by the coding sequence ATGCGCGAATTCGTCTTCACCCTGGAGTACGAGCCGGGCTGCAACGCGGTGGCGGACACGCTCGCCGAGTTCCCCGACGCACGGATCCGCTCGCTCTCGCTGCACGTCACCGAGGGGAGCCTCTGGCGCGTCGACCACGCCACGGGGACGCCAGGGGCGCTCGCGGCGATCGAGGAGACGTTCCTCACCGCGGACTACTACGCGGACTGTCTCGCCACGGAGGACTGCGGGGCCAGCCAGACGACGAACGTCCTCGAACACACCGACGAGACGCTCGTCCTCTACTCCTACTGGAAGCGGACGCCGACCTGTGCGTCGGTCCCGCACATCGCCCTCGAGCACCTCGGGGACGGGGCGGTCCTCGAGACACGCCACGAGGAACGCGAGTACAGGTGGCGGATCATCCACCCCGTAGCCGGCGACGTCAGAGCGTTCGTCGAGGAGCTCCAGACGGTCGTGGAGGGCTGCGCGACGATGGAGCTCAACCGGTTGACCGACGCGTCGGCGCCGCGAGCCGGAGGTGACGACGACCTGCCGGCCGAACAGGAGGAGGCGCTTCGGGCGGCGGTCGAACACGGCTACTACGAGACGCCTCGGGCGGTCGACCTCGGCGAACTCGCCGAGACGCTCGATCTGCCACGGTCGACGCTCGCCTACCGACTGCGGCGGGCGGAGGCACACCTGGCCGAGCGACGGGTCGCCCGGAACCGCTCGTCGGGGAGCGTACTGGCGTCCCTGTGA
- a CDS encoding ester cyclase, translated as MAETAAPDAEQVMRDYFDLRNGDRSKLSVLADSFTFSHPFGEVHGGDELVEMQLENERAMADTDLEVDEMLVGDGVAMWKWTMSGTHDGEWQGIPPTGREVELEGMSMTVIADGKVQSNRAYFDSQNLLSQLGATDE; from the coding sequence ATGGCAGAAACAGCGGCGCCGGACGCAGAGCAGGTCATGAGGGACTACTTCGATCTGAGGAACGGAGACCGTTCGAAACTGAGTGTGCTAGCCGACTCGTTCACGTTCTCCCACCCGTTCGGGGAGGTTCACGGAGGGGACGAACTCGTGGAGATGCAGCTCGAGAACGAACGCGCGATGGCCGATACCGATCTCGAGGTGGACGAGATGCTCGTCGGTGACGGGGTCGCGATGTGGAAATGGACGATGAGCGGTACACACGACGGGGAGTGGCAGGGTATCCCGCCGACCGGGCGCGAGGTGGAGCTCGAGGGGATGTCGATGACCGTGATCGCGGACGGGAAAGTCCAGTCGAACCGGGCGTACTTCGACTCACAGAACCTCCTCTCACAACTCGGGGCAACGGACGAGTGA
- a CDS encoding NAD(P)/FAD-dependent oxidoreductase produces the protein MTTVAVVGGGPAGLSAALFASKNGLETVLFDRDATWMHKAHLFNYLGVGSVGGSEFLATARQQVDDFGVDRRQGEEVTGVEETDGGFAVHTEEGEPDAEYVILATGANRDLAEDLGCALTDEGVVEADVTMETSVENAYATGAMVRAEEWQAVISAGDGAAAALNVLTKEKGEHFHDFDTPATAEGLFGGLIDD, from the coding sequence ATGACAACCGTAGCTGTCGTCGGCGGCGGTCCGGCGGGACTGAGCGCCGCGCTGTTCGCGAGCAAGAACGGGCTCGAGACCGTGCTCTTCGACAGGGACGCAACCTGGATGCACAAAGCACACCTGTTCAACTACCTCGGCGTCGGGTCGGTGGGCGGCAGCGAGTTCCTCGCGACCGCCCGCCAGCAGGTCGACGACTTCGGTGTCGACCGGAGACAGGGCGAGGAGGTCACCGGCGTCGAGGAGACCGACGGCGGGTTCGCCGTCCACACCGAGGAGGGAGAGCCCGACGCCGAGTACGTGATCCTCGCGACGGGTGCGAACCGCGACCTGGCGGAGGACCTCGGCTGTGCGCTCACCGACGAGGGGGTCGTCGAGGCGGACGTGACGATGGAGACGTCGGTCGAGAACGCCTACGCGACCGGCGCGATGGTCAGGGCAGAGGAGTGGCAGGCGGTCATCTCGGCGGGAGACGGCGCGGCCGCCGCGCTCAACGTCCTCACGAAGGAGAAGGGAGAACACTTCCACGACTTCGACACGCCGGCGACTGCAGAGGGGCTCTTCGGCGGGCTGATCGACGACTAG
- a CDS encoding J domain-containing protein, whose protein sequence is MLSDLIAWLPWWFIAGVLAGLCLTVLIAGVFYVGTRLYPDTPSAGPRRTGDDRKRREIRTYLEAIGERFVEDSEIGGRVVEFYLPERDVAITFDVRTYFTVGETETDTILVEHEMRGVHLGARLPFEVPEFEFGVEGSAEEAETIRAAYAFLGLPTDADAGEVRRAYRERIKHVHPDHGGDRETFDRVREAYEIASDHASARAASATS, encoded by the coding sequence GTGCTCTCGGACCTGATCGCGTGGCTCCCCTGGTGGTTCATCGCCGGCGTCCTCGCCGGACTCTGTCTCACCGTCCTCATCGCCGGGGTGTTCTACGTCGGGACGCGGCTGTACCCCGACACACCCTCGGCCGGACCGCGACGGACCGGTGACGATCGGAAGCGCCGGGAGATCCGCACCTACCTGGAGGCGATCGGGGAACGGTTCGTCGAGGACAGTGAGATCGGCGGGCGGGTCGTCGAGTTCTACCTCCCCGAACGGGACGTCGCGATCACGTTCGACGTGCGGACCTACTTCACCGTCGGCGAGACCGAGACGGACACGATCCTCGTCGAACACGAGATGCGAGGGGTCCACCTCGGCGCCCGCCTCCCGTTCGAGGTACCGGAGTTCGAGTTCGGCGTCGAGGGGAGCGCCGAGGAAGCAGAGACGATCAGGGCAGCCTACGCCTTCCTCGGGCTTCCGACCGACGCGGACGCGGGGGAAGTCAGGCGTGCCTATCGCGAACGGATCAAACACGTCCATCCGGACCACGGCGGCGACCGCGAGACGTTCGATCGGGTGCGCGAGGCCTACGAGATCGCCTCCGATCACGCCTCCGCTCGGGCCGCCTCGGCGACCTCGTAG
- a CDS encoding DUF7839 domain-containing protein has product MVDVLDTKRSATRFRILVEIAERQPAVSQGEIAEAVGVTSQAVSEYIRDLVAEGYVEKEGRSRYRVTKEGVDWLFRAATEVRRFAEHVTDDVLGSVGEDAAIATGSITEGETVTLTLSSGLLHATPGDGGPATGVATTDAEEGSEVGVTGFEGVIDLDPGRATVIQVPAIRSGGSAAVDAEALSEQCERADLVVASGVEAVVACSRADVDPRTTFGAGAVSADAAERGLRVVVVATADTAGRVTDALRDSGVDYEVAEAARAEA; this is encoded by the coding sequence ATGGTCGACGTCCTCGACACGAAGCGGTCGGCGACGCGCTTTCGCATCCTCGTCGAGATCGCCGAACGCCAGCCGGCGGTGAGCCAGGGCGAGATCGCGGAGGCCGTCGGCGTCACCAGCCAGGCGGTCAGCGAGTACATCCGCGACCTCGTGGCCGAGGGCTACGTCGAGAAGGAAGGGCGCTCACGGTACAGAGTGACGAAGGAGGGCGTCGACTGGCTGTTTCGCGCGGCCACCGAGGTGCGCCGGTTCGCCGAACACGTCACCGACGACGTCCTCGGGAGCGTCGGCGAGGACGCCGCCATCGCCACGGGGTCGATCACGGAGGGCGAGACGGTGACGCTCACGCTCTCTTCGGGGCTGCTCCACGCGACGCCGGGCGACGGTGGGCCCGCGACGGGCGTCGCGACGACCGACGCGGAGGAGGGCAGCGAGGTCGGCGTCACCGGCTTCGAGGGGGTGATCGACCTCGACCCGGGGCGGGCGACCGTCATCCAGGTCCCCGCGATCCGCTCGGGGGGGAGCGCCGCGGTCGATGCGGAGGCGCTCTCGGAGCAGTGCGAGCGGGCGGACCTCGTCGTCGCGTCGGGTGTCGAGGCGGTCGTCGCCTGCTCGCGGGCGGACGTCGACCCGCGGACGACGTTCGGCGCGGGTGCGGTCTCCGCCGACGCGGCCGAGCGAGGGCTCCGGGTCGTGGTCGTCGCGACGGCCGACACGGCCGGCCGGGTGACCGACGCCCTTCGGGACTCGGGCGTGGACTACGAGGTCGCCGAGGCGGCCCGAGCGGAGGCGTGA
- a CDS encoding ABC transporter ATP-binding protein has protein sequence MVAREENVFDVYRERVDRPLARLFQAYGTDEIHWFALGMAANVIARLASLAPPLILGVAIDAVFVDQQPYTLPIVPDAWLPVTAEGQFWFSVALIVGAFLTTGVFTWVYGVAANNFAHRVMHAVRTDSFARMQELDMPFFDDKQTGEVMSVLNNDASNLEVFLDDALQNTARLGVMVLGIAAVLFYLNAQLALVTLVAVPAMMLLTLWFMRRVEPIYVEQRASIGHLNTRLENSLSGVELVKTSGTESYEVERVTHASLEYFRQTMSMLKLNYVYRPGMELLAGLSFAATFVVGGIWIFDGPPGPFSGDLSVGAFVTFLFMSQRIVTPLAEVSNIVDQYENAKASSERVFGLMDVPVWITDADDATDLRNPEGRVEYRDVSFSYPETALAAAERREGGEVVLRDVSFTADPGETVAIVGPTGAGKSTILKLLLRLYEVTEGEIRVDDRDVRELTTASLRGAIGYVGQDTFLFDGTVGENIRYGEFDVTDAEVRAAAEAAEADGFIRDLPRGYDTRIGERGVKLSGGQRQRLSLARTVVQDPAILVLDEATSAVDTETELAIQRSLDRLSAGRTTLAVAHRLSTVKEADTILVVEDGEIVERGTHDELLERDGLYATLWGVQTDEIDRRGN, from the coding sequence ATGGTCGCCCGCGAGGAGAACGTCTTCGACGTCTACAGGGAGCGGGTCGATCGCCCGCTGGCCCGGCTCTTTCAGGCGTACGGTACCGACGAGATCCACTGGTTCGCGCTCGGGATGGCCGCGAACGTGATCGCACGCCTCGCCAGCCTCGCCCCGCCGCTGATTCTCGGCGTGGCGATCGACGCCGTCTTCGTCGACCAACAGCCCTACACGCTCCCGATCGTCCCCGACGCCTGGCTCCCGGTCACCGCCGAGGGCCAGTTCTGGTTCTCGGTCGCGCTGATCGTCGGCGCCTTCCTCACGACCGGCGTCTTCACCTGGGTCTACGGCGTCGCGGCGAACAACTTCGCCCACCGCGTGATGCACGCCGTTCGCACCGACAGCTTCGCCCGGATGCAGGAGCTCGACATGCCCTTCTTCGACGACAAGCAGACCGGCGAGGTGATGAGCGTGCTCAACAACGACGCCTCGAACCTCGAGGTGTTCCTCGACGACGCGCTCCAGAACACCGCCCGTCTCGGCGTGATGGTCCTCGGCATCGCCGCAGTGCTGTTCTACCTGAACGCCCAGCTCGCGCTCGTCACCCTCGTCGCGGTGCCCGCGATGATGCTGCTCACCCTCTGGTTCATGCGCCGGGTCGAGCCGATCTACGTCGAACAGCGCGCGAGCATCGGCCACCTGAACACGAGACTCGAGAACAGCCTGAGCGGCGTCGAGCTCGTGAAGACCTCCGGTACCGAGTCCTACGAGGTCGAGCGGGTCACCCACGCCTCGCTCGAGTACTTCCGGCAGACGATGTCGATGCTCAAGCTCAACTACGTCTACAGACCGGGGATGGAGCTGCTCGCGGGGCTGTCGTTCGCCGCGACGTTCGTCGTCGGCGGGATCTGGATCTTCGACGGCCCGCCGGGGCCCTTTTCGGGCGACCTCTCCGTCGGCGCGTTCGTCACGTTCCTGTTCATGAGCCAGCGCATCGTCACGCCGCTCGCGGAGGTCTCGAACATCGTCGACCAGTACGAGAACGCGAAGGCCTCCTCCGAGCGCGTCTTCGGGCTGATGGACGTTCCGGTCTGGATCACCGACGCCGACGACGCGACCGACCTCCGAAACCCGGAGGGTCGCGTCGAGTACCGCGACGTCTCCTTTTCCTACCCGGAGACCGCGCTGGCCGCCGCCGAACGGCGCGAGGGTGGCGAGGTGGTGTTGAGAGACGTCTCCTTTACCGCCGATCCGGGCGAGACCGTCGCCATCGTCGGGCCGACCGGCGCGGGGAAGTCGACGATCCTGAAGCTGCTCCTGCGACTCTACGAGGTCACGGAGGGGGAGATCCGCGTCGACGACCGCGACGTCCGCGAGCTGACGACCGCGAGCCTTCGAGGGGCCATCGGCTACGTCGGTCAGGACACGTTCCTCTTCGACGGGACGGTCGGGGAGAACATCCGGTACGGGGAGTTCGACGTGACGGACGCGGAGGTCCGGGCGGCCGCCGAGGCGGCCGAGGCCGACGGGTTCATCCGCGACCTCCCCAGGGGTTACGACACCCGGATCGGTGAACGCGGCGTGAAGCTCTCGGGCGGCCAGCGCCAGCGGCTCTCGCTCGCCCGGACGGTCGTGCAGGATCCGGCGATCCTCGTGCTCGACGAGGCGACCTCGGCCGTCGACACGGAGACGGAACTCGCGATCCAGCGGAGCCTCGACCGGCTCTCTGCGGGCCGAACGACGCTCGCGGTCGCCCACCGCCTCTCGACGGTGAAAGAGGCCGACACGATCCTCGTCGTCGAGGACGGAGAGATCGTCGAGCGCGGCACGCACGACGAACTGCTGGAGCGAGACGGGCTCTACGCGACGCTCTGGGGGGTCCAGACCGACGAGATCGATCGTCGGGGGAACTGA